CTCACCCGCCCACAGTTGATCGCGGTGACGGACAACGTCAACCAGTCCAAGGGCGACCAGGACCCCTCCACCTGGCAGCCGTCCCTGTCGTCGTACCGGTGCACCTACAGCAAGATGTGGATCACCGTGAAGTACAGCTGGGGCCTCACCCTGCAGTCCTCGGAAAAGTCGGCCCTGCAGAGCATGCTCAACACCTGTAGCTCCTGACCGCGATCCGGCTTGCGGTCCGCCGGCCCTCGGGTTCGCGGACTTCGAGCCGGGCGCTACGCCTACTGTGGCGGCTGGCGGTCGCCGGACTGCTGGCGCCACTGGCCGCCCGCGTCGGCGGCGAGCAGGCGCTTGACCATGGCGTGGGCCTCGTCCTCGGTGTCGAACTCCCACCGAAGAACCCGGCCGGTTTCGCTGTCGCCGACGCGGGCGGTGACCTTCCACCGGACCTCCTGGGTGAGCCACACATCTCGGCGGCCCATTCGCCCCCAGATCCCGTTCCACCAATGCCCCGCCACGTCCTCCACCAGTCGATCGTACAAATGTTCGATTCATGGTTGGCGCGGGGTGGCGGGTTGACTGGGGCTGTGCCGACCGTGCTGTGGTTCGACAACGGCCGCACGCTTCGGCCTGCCGACCACCCGTTCCGATGTCACTGGGCGTGGGGGAGCGGCCCGTCGTACTGGAAGGTTGGCGGGTCGTCCTCGCCGTCGCAACGCCGATAGCGGTACTGCACGGGTGGGCTGGGCTGATCGCGGACGCCGAGATAGGCGCCGGTCTGCGGCAGGATGAGAACCTGCGGAAGGGACCCGTCCTCGTCGACGTCGATCGGGGTGATGCGGCCGTCGGCGGGTCCGCCGAGCAGCCATGCCTCGACCGCGGGCATCAGCGATTCACCAGCAGCGTGGCGGCGGCCGTGAGCAGCCCCGCGACGGCCGCGATGAGAGCCGCCACCGCGCCGACGAGACCGGTAACACCGGCGAGGTGGTCCGGTGCGGTCTGTGTGTGCGTGCGTCGTGATCGGCCGCGTCCACCCCAAGTCATAGCTGCTCTCCCTCATCAGTCGACGGGACGTCGCGTCGTCCCTGCGGAGGTACTTCAGCAGGCACAGTTCAGCCGCTCAACCCGCAACGGCGCCCATGTTGATAATCCAGCGCCTGTGGATCACAAAATGATCATCACGGGGTGACCGTCGGCCCCTTGGACCGCGGGTCCGTCGTCGCCATGGAGGCGACCCTGCTCGTCAAGCGTGAGCAGGATGGGACGTTCGCTCATCAGGGCGATGTCGGGGAAAGGCCACCAGGGCCCACTGGTAAGCACGACGTCCCGGCATCCCTGCCACGCAGGATCGGCTCCGGCACCAAGGCTGTTGCGGTAGGTATCGATCGCGGCCAGGAGGCTCGGCCATAGATCGCGAAATGCATGTACTCGCGGCGGGCGAGCAGTACCGCCGCAGCGTGCTCGATGCGAGGTAAGCCGGTGGTCGCCGAAATCGCCTTCATCGAGTATGGCAGGCGCCCGTCGCCGCACGGCGTGTCAACAGGCACCGTGAACGTTCGTGGTCATGGCACTAGCTGGCGTTGTACGGCATCGTCGGAAACCAGCCGTGGCCGAACATGGCGGGCAGCCGGACGTCCCAGTAGACGACCATAAACACGCCGAGCGCGATC
The nucleotide sequence above comes from Micromonospora luteifusca. Encoded proteins:
- a CDS encoding DUF6745 domain-containing protein — its product is MRRRAPAILDEGDFGDHRLTSHRARCGGTARPPRVHAFRDLWPSLLAAIDTYRNSLGAGADPAWQGCRDVVLTSGPWWPFPDIALMSERPILLTLDEQGRLHGDDGPAVQGADGHPVMIIL